A single window of Pseudarthrobacter defluvii DNA harbors:
- a CDS encoding DUF979 domain-containing protein, whose protein sequence is MINVEAVYWLIGILFVAWASLIAADTNHPRRWGSSAFWGLLGLCFFYSTWVQAGTAPGWILGVAVLVLVVLASTGLLGHGKHRTSTGPERESYAKRFGNKLFIPALTLPLVTVILVLAAPVLNIGGAPLLDPKNTTLVALAIGAVAAVVVALLILKPKNPATPIFESRRILESIGWAALLPQMLTTLGILFTKAGVGTAVGTLASGLLPKGSLIAGVLVYCIGMFLFTVLMGNGFAAFPIMTAAIGWPVLVQTFHGDPAIIFAIGMLAGFCGTLCTPMAANFNLVPSALLEMKNKYGVITAQVGTAIPLLAVNIALMYFLAFH, encoded by the coding sequence ATGATCAACGTTGAAGCCGTGTACTGGCTGATCGGCATTCTGTTCGTCGCCTGGGCATCGCTGATTGCCGCCGACACCAACCACCCCCGCCGCTGGGGCAGCTCCGCCTTCTGGGGCCTGCTGGGCCTGTGCTTCTTCTACAGCACCTGGGTCCAGGCCGGCACCGCACCGGGCTGGATCCTGGGCGTCGCCGTCCTGGTCCTGGTGGTGCTGGCCTCCACCGGCCTGCTGGGCCACGGCAAGCACCGCACCTCCACCGGCCCCGAGCGGGAATCGTACGCCAAGCGCTTCGGCAACAAGCTCTTCATCCCGGCCCTGACGCTGCCGCTGGTCACCGTGATCCTGGTGCTGGCCGCGCCGGTGCTGAACATCGGCGGCGCCCCGCTGCTCGATCCTAAGAACACCACGCTGGTAGCCCTGGCCATCGGCGCCGTGGCCGCCGTCGTCGTCGCCCTTCTGATCCTCAAGCCCAAGAACCCGGCGACGCCCATCTTCGAAAGCCGCCGCATCCTCGAGTCCATTGGTTGGGCTGCGCTGCTGCCGCAGATGCTTACCACGCTGGGCATCCTCTTCACAAAGGCCGGCGTGGGCACCGCCGTCGGCACGCTGGCCTCCGGACTGCTGCCCAAGGGCTCGCTGATCGCCGGCGTCCTGGTGTACTGCATCGGCATGTTCCTGTTCACCGTGCTGATGGGCAACGGCTTCGCAGCGTTCCCGATCATGACGGCGGCCATCGGCTGGCCCGTGCTGGTCCAGACGTTCCATGGCGACCCGGCGATTATCTTCGCCATCGGCATGCTGGCCGGCTTCTGCGGCACGCTCTGCACCCCGATGGCGGCAAACTTCAACCTGGTGCCGTCCGCGCTGCTGGAGATGAAGAACAAGTACGGCGTGATCACCGCGCAGGTTGGCACCGCCATCCCGCTGCTGGCGGTCAACATCGCGCTGATGTACTTCCTGGCCTTCCACTAA
- a CDS encoding DUF2891 family protein, with the protein MDNDLRVQVAPDYAAVVLGNLSEPFPHSAHHTQVSADDRPTPEQIHPAFYTSFDWHSCVHMHWLGASLLGGTHGSPSAGAAPAGASDGGTAAWVDSSTGASLREALGANLTPAKLAVERDYLVANPSWERPYGWAWLMRLAATCAGSSNAQLREWGTALDPLVDAVAELSVAWMAKAQYPVRHGLHTNAAFGVGYMLDAFRSLGRTDAAKACEEAARTWFANDRGWPGDWELSGQDFLSAGLSEADLMRRVLTADEFAAWFAAFLPELSVESRILQPVSVTDETDGYLVHLHGLNLTRAGQVARIIATLRESTRPEASAAAAVLNEALDPLLKAGLHGLESGDFMSTHWLASFAWDALGSVAALD; encoded by the coding sequence ATGGACAACGACCTCCGCGTACAGGTGGCCCCGGACTACGCAGCCGTGGTGCTGGGCAACCTTTCGGAGCCCTTCCCGCACTCGGCCCACCACACCCAGGTGTCCGCCGATGACCGGCCCACCCCCGAACAGATCCACCCCGCCTTCTACACCTCCTTCGACTGGCACTCCTGCGTGCACATGCACTGGCTGGGGGCCAGCCTGTTGGGCGGCACCCACGGGTCGCCTTCTGCAGGGGCTGCCCCGGCGGGAGCGTCCGACGGCGGCACGGCAGCCTGGGTGGACAGCTCCACCGGGGCGTCGCTCCGGGAAGCACTGGGCGCCAACCTGACGCCGGCCAAGCTGGCAGTGGAACGGGACTACCTGGTAGCCAACCCCTCCTGGGAGCGGCCCTACGGGTGGGCGTGGCTGATGCGGCTGGCCGCCACGTGTGCTGGCTCCTCCAATGCACAGCTCCGTGAATGGGGCACCGCGCTGGATCCGCTGGTGGACGCCGTGGCGGAGCTCAGCGTGGCGTGGATGGCCAAGGCCCAATACCCGGTGCGGCACGGGCTGCACACGAATGCTGCATTCGGCGTGGGCTACATGCTGGATGCCTTCCGCTCGCTCGGCCGTACTGATGCGGCGAAGGCCTGCGAGGAAGCGGCCCGCACCTGGTTCGCGAATGACCGCGGCTGGCCGGGCGACTGGGAGCTCAGCGGCCAGGACTTCCTCTCCGCCGGCCTGAGCGAGGCGGACCTGATGCGCCGCGTCCTGACCGCTGATGAGTTCGCCGCCTGGTTCGCAGCGTTCCTCCCGGAGCTTTCCGTGGAGTCGCGGATCCTGCAGCCGGTGAGCGTTACGGATGAGACCGACGGCTACCTGGTGCATCTGCACGGGCTAAACCTGACCCGCGCCGGACAGGTGGCACGCATCATCGCCACGCTCCGCGAATCCACCAGGCCCGAGGCCTCCGCCGCGGCGGCTGTGCTCAACGAGGCCTTGGATCCGTTGCTGAAGGCCGGGCTCCACGGGCTGGAGAGCGGCGACTTCATGTCCACGCACTGGCTGGCCAGCTTCGCCTGGGATGCGCTGGGATCCGTGGCGGCGCTGGACTGA
- a CDS encoding FAD-binding and (Fe-S)-binding domain-containing protein, whose amino-acid sequence MRTTAGAESPVQQLDLDTVSTRDLDRHAMAHDASHYLLVPQGVATPRNAADVGALLRRSRELGLPATFRSGGTSLSGQALSDSLLINTRQHFRGVEVLDGGARVRVQPGATVRSVNARLAPFGRKLGPDPASEIACTVGGVIANNSSGMACGTELNTYRTLESMVLVLPSGTVIDTADADADRRLRELEPELHEGLLKLRRRVVGNDESVRIINSLFSMKNTMGYGVNSFLDYERPVDILMHLMIGSEGTLGFVAEAVFRTVEVKPAVATGLLVFNTLEAAMGALPDLVSTGLATVELMDAAALKVAQAAADAPAAIRSLPVQGHAALLVEHQGADAADLSGKRAGSQQLFDSLDLATPFALTSDPKDRAALWHVRKGLYTAVAGARPSGTNALLEDIVVPVPALAGTCGELTRLFHEHHYKESVIFGHAKDGNVHFMLNERFDDPDQLLRYQAFTDEMVDLVLGAGGSLKAEHGTGRIMAPFVRRQYGDELYRVMQEIKRLIDPPNLLNPGVLLADEPLSYIENLKVAPTVEEEVDRCVECGYCEPVCPSKDITLTPRQRIVLRRDIAAAEQRGDHALAAGLRKDYDYDGVQTCAADGMCVTACPVLINTGDLVRRLRKENANTVAAAGWNKAAENWGAVTAGGGLALTVAKAMPASLPKAATAVGRALLGPETVPAYADVLPGGGSRRRERRDPGSMAVFFPACIGTMFGPADGPEGKGKGSAQAFLDLCERAGVGITVPEGIESLCCGTPWKSKGFSQGYDAMTAKVLDQLYEASGRGRLPVVCDAASCTEGLDTMKRLAGADGERYAGLRFVDSVEFVHQHVLGRLTVTAPLGSMALHPTCSSTQLGTNPALLEIAGAVTDDVFVPLNWGCCAFAGDRGLLHPELTDSATNRQAGEINEREFDAYASTNRTCELGMSKATGHSYRHLLEILEEATRP is encoded by the coding sequence ATGAGAACCACCGCAGGAGCCGAATCCCCCGTCCAGCAGCTGGATCTGGATACCGTCAGCACGCGGGACCTGGACCGCCATGCCATGGCACACGACGCCTCGCACTACCTCCTGGTCCCGCAAGGGGTAGCCACCCCACGCAATGCCGCCGACGTGGGCGCCCTGCTCCGGCGCAGCCGGGAGCTTGGGCTTCCCGCCACCTTTCGTTCCGGTGGCACGAGCCTGTCCGGGCAGGCCCTGAGTGACAGCCTGCTGATCAACACCCGCCAGCATTTCCGCGGTGTTGAGGTGCTCGACGGCGGCGCCCGGGTCCGTGTCCAGCCCGGGGCCACGGTGCGCAGCGTCAACGCCAGGCTTGCCCCCTTTGGGCGCAAGCTCGGCCCCGATCCCGCCAGCGAAATCGCCTGCACCGTGGGCGGTGTCATCGCCAACAACTCCTCAGGAATGGCGTGCGGCACTGAGCTCAACACCTACCGGACGCTGGAATCAATGGTGCTGGTGCTGCCCTCGGGCACGGTCATCGACACCGCCGACGCCGACGCCGACCGGCGGCTGCGCGAGCTGGAACCGGAACTCCACGAGGGGCTCCTGAAGCTGCGCCGGCGGGTCGTGGGAAACGACGAGTCCGTCCGCATCATCAATTCACTGTTCTCGATGAAGAACACCATGGGCTACGGCGTGAACTCCTTTCTGGATTACGAACGTCCCGTGGACATCCTGATGCACCTGATGATCGGCAGCGAGGGGACCCTCGGCTTTGTGGCGGAGGCTGTCTTCCGGACCGTCGAGGTCAAACCCGCCGTCGCCACCGGGCTGCTGGTCTTCAATACCCTCGAGGCGGCAATGGGAGCCCTGCCGGACCTGGTGTCCACCGGCCTTGCCACCGTCGAACTCATGGACGCGGCAGCGTTGAAGGTGGCCCAGGCCGCCGCCGATGCCCCCGCCGCGATCCGTTCCCTGCCGGTCCAAGGACACGCCGCGCTGCTGGTGGAACACCAGGGCGCGGACGCCGCCGACCTGTCCGGCAAGCGGGCAGGCTCGCAGCAGCTGTTCGACTCGCTGGACCTTGCAACACCCTTCGCGCTGACCTCGGACCCGAAAGACCGGGCTGCCCTGTGGCACGTCCGCAAGGGCCTGTACACGGCCGTGGCCGGCGCCCGTCCCTCGGGAACCAACGCACTGCTGGAGGACATCGTTGTTCCGGTTCCCGCCCTTGCCGGCACCTGCGGCGAACTGACGCGGCTCTTCCACGAGCACCATTACAAGGAATCGGTGATCTTCGGGCACGCCAAGGACGGAAACGTCCACTTCATGCTCAACGAGCGCTTCGACGATCCGGACCAACTGCTGCGCTACCAGGCCTTCACCGACGAGATGGTGGACCTGGTCCTCGGCGCGGGCGGTTCACTCAAAGCCGAGCACGGGACCGGCCGCATCATGGCCCCGTTCGTCCGCCGCCAGTACGGCGACGAGCTCTACAGAGTCATGCAGGAGATCAAGCGGCTGATCGACCCGCCCAACCTCCTGAACCCGGGTGTGCTGCTCGCCGACGAACCACTCTCCTACATCGAGAACCTGAAGGTGGCTCCCACCGTCGAGGAGGAAGTGGACCGCTGTGTCGAGTGCGGGTACTGCGAACCGGTTTGCCCCAGCAAGGACATCACGCTTACTCCGCGCCAACGCATCGTGCTTCGGCGCGACATTGCTGCCGCTGAGCAGCGCGGCGACCACGCCCTCGCCGCCGGCCTGCGCAAGGACTATGACTACGACGGCGTGCAGACCTGCGCCGCCGACGGCATGTGCGTCACTGCCTGCCCGGTGTTGATCAACACCGGAGACCTGGTGCGGCGGCTCCGCAAGGAAAATGCCAACACCGTCGCCGCGGCCGGCTGGAACAAGGCCGCCGAGAACTGGGGCGCCGTGACCGCCGGCGGCGGCCTGGCCCTGACTGTAGCCAAGGCCATGCCGGCGTCGCTGCCAAAGGCCGCCACCGCCGTCGGCCGTGCGCTGCTGGGACCGGAGACGGTGCCCGCCTACGCCGACGTGCTGCCAGGCGGCGGTTCCAGGCGCCGGGAACGCCGGGACCCAGGCAGCATGGCGGTGTTCTTCCCGGCCTGCATCGGCACCATGTTCGGCCCTGCGGATGGCCCGGAAGGCAAGGGAAAGGGCTCGGCCCAGGCATTCCTGGACCTCTGCGAACGTGCCGGAGTGGGCATAACCGTCCCGGAAGGCATCGAGAGCCTGTGCTGCGGCACCCCGTGGAAATCCAAGGGCTTCTCCCAGGGCTATGACGCCATGACAGCCAAGGTCCTGGACCAGCTGTACGAGGCCAGCGGCCGCGGCAGGCTGCCCGTGGTGTGCGATGCCGCTTCCTGCACGGAAGGCCTGGACACCATGAAGCGTCTTGCCGGCGCGGACGGAGAACGGTATGCCGGACTGCGTTTTGTTGACTCGGTGGAGTTCGTCCACCAGCACGTCCTGGGCCGGCTCACGGTGACTGCTCCGCTGGGTTCCATGGCTCTGCACCCCACGTGCTCATCCACCCAGCTGGGAACCAACCCCGCGCTGCTCGAAATTGCCGGGGCCGTCACGGATGATGTCTTCGTGCCGCTCAACTGGGGCTGCTGCGCGTTCGCCGGCGACCGGGGCCTGCTCCATCCTGAACTCACCGACTCCGCGACCAACCGGCAGGCCGGCGAGATCAACGAACGGGAATTCGACGCCTACGCCTCCACAAACCGCACCTGCGAGCTGGGAATGTCCAAGGCGACTGGCCACTCCTACCGCCACCTGCTGGAAATCCTCGAGGAGGCCACCAGGCCCTGA
- a CDS encoding FadR/GntR family transcriptional regulator, with protein MTPAAAGAAPRRRTHDALLKDIEADLRAGKIKVGDRLPGERTLAENYGISRASVREAIRILDAMGVVRSSVGSGPTSGAIVVSDPSAGLSSALRLHVASNRLPVQDIVQTRILLETWTARAGAAREGGDAERKQAAQLLEAMDQPELDRATFHELDARFHVALSSLAGNEVMATIMESLSGSIVGYVKGAMDAMEDWPAVLAALRTQHHGIFDAVQSRDGELAARLLREHIEWFYQRAGDATLPHPIT; from the coding sequence GTGACACCCGCCGCAGCCGGAGCAGCCCCCCGACGTCGAACCCACGATGCGCTCCTGAAAGACATTGAAGCGGACCTGCGGGCCGGCAAAATCAAGGTCGGAGACCGGCTCCCGGGCGAACGGACCCTGGCGGAAAACTATGGAATATCCAGGGCGTCCGTACGCGAGGCCATCCGTATCCTCGACGCCATGGGCGTGGTCCGCAGCTCGGTGGGCTCCGGTCCCACCTCCGGTGCCATTGTGGTCTCCGATCCGTCCGCAGGGCTCTCCTCCGCCCTCCGGCTGCATGTTGCCAGCAACCGGCTGCCAGTTCAGGACATCGTCCAAACCCGTATCCTCCTGGAGACGTGGACTGCCCGCGCCGGTGCCGCGCGCGAAGGCGGCGACGCGGAGCGGAAACAGGCGGCCCAACTGCTGGAGGCCATGGACCAGCCCGAGCTGGACCGGGCAACCTTCCACGAGCTGGACGCCCGGTTCCATGTGGCGCTGAGTTCGCTTGCAGGCAACGAGGTCATGGCCACCATCATGGAGTCCCTCAGCGGCTCGATTGTGGGCTACGTCAAGGGAGCCATGGACGCGATGGAGGACTGGCCGGCGGTCCTGGCAGCACTGCGCACCCAACACCACGGAATCTTTGATGCCGTCCAGTCCCGTGACGGCGAACTCGCCGCACGCCTGCTGCGCGAACACATCGAATGGTTCTACCAGCGGGCCGGGGACGCCACCCTGCCCCACCCCATTACCTGA